The proteins below are encoded in one region of Styela clava chromosome 4, kaStyClav1.hap1.2, whole genome shotgun sequence:
- the LOC120327240 gene encoding astrocytic phosphoprotein PEA-15-like, whose translation MTKTDEELDNLIALLSKKITESDFPQLRDASKDEAIKECDLKRLSSPKEWLTFLREKNLLSSDDPSFIEHVFEICRRPDLLTIVMEYRISNLGLQNEEELGKKLIRVRTSKKYKGSPDQPDIEQGEPAIKLSAPPKNRRKSSSTN comes from the exons atgacaaaaacagATGAAGAACTTGATAATCTTATTGCGCTTTTGAGCAAGAAGATAACTGAATCTGATTTCCCGCAACTACGAGATGCTTCAAAAGATGAGGCAATCAAGGAGTGCGATCTCAAGCGTTTGTCGTCACCAAAGGAATGGTTGACATTTCTTCGTGAAAAGAACCTTTTGTCCTCAG ATGATCCGAGTTTCATCGAACATGTTTTCGAAATCTGTCGTAGACCGGACCTATTAACAATTGTTATGGAGTACAGAATATCAAATTTAGGTCTTCAAAACGAAGAGGAATTAGGGAAAAAATTAATCCGGGTGCGAAcctcaaaaaaatataaaggtTCTCcag accAACCGGATATCGAACAAGGAGAACCGGCGATAAAATTATCTGCCCCCCCGAAAAATCGACGAAAAAGCTCATCCACTAACTGA